In Desulfoferula mesophila, the genomic window TGACCATCAAGGTGGACGACCGGGAGGTGGTCACCCTGATGACCCTGGGCACCCACCCCGAGGAGTTGGCCCTGGGCTATCTGCACAACCAGCGCCTGATCGAAGACATCGCGGACATCGAGTCGGTGGAGGTGGATTGGGAGCGGGAGACGGTGAGGGTCGCCACCCGCCACGGCCAGGGCATCGCGGATCTGGATGAAAAGCTCTCGCGGGTCACGGTGACCAGCGGCTGCGGCCAGGGCACCTTGTTCAGCTGCACCGTGGACAAGCTCTACGAGCACAAGCTGCCCCAGGTGACGGTGCGCCAGTCCACCATCTACCGCCTTATCGAGGCCGCCGCTCCCTTGAACCCCGTCTACCGCCAGGGTGGATCGGTGCACGGCTGCTACCTGTGCCGCGACGGCGAGGTGCTCATGTCCGTGGAGGACGTGGGGCGGCACAACGCGGCCGACGCCATCGCCGGTCGCATGTGGCTGGATGGCATGTCCGGCGAGGACAAGATTCTCTACACCACCGGCCGGCTCACCTCCGAGATCGTCATGAAGACCGCCTTCATGGGCATCCCGGTGCTTATCTCCAAGTCCGGGGTGACCCAGATGTCCCTGGAGTTGGCCCGCGACATGGGCATGCTGGTCATCGGCCGGGCCAAGGCCACTCGCTTTTTGGTCTACAACGGCGCGGACCAGGTGGTCTTCGACGCCATCCCCGACCCGCAAGCGACCCAGGCATAAAAAAACGCCCCGCGGCGATGCGCGGGGCGCGTGAATGGCGCTGGCGGCCTCAGGCCTTGGCCTCCGGGGCTTTACGCTCCAGGGACCGCCCTTCCAAGGGGATGGGCGGCGGCGCCGGTTCGCCGCTGATCTTGGTGACCGCGCCGAAACGAGGCGGGCAGGCCTCGAAGCAGGTGCCGCACTTGATGCACTTGTCCTGATCGATCACGTGAATCTGGTTCTTGGCCCCGATGATGGCCTCCACCGGGCAGCGGCGTAGGCAGATCTGGCAGGCCTGGCATTTCTCCGGGTCGATGAAATAGGAGACCACCTGACTGAAAAGCTTGTCGATCTCCTCGCTGGTATAGAAGTTTTCGCGTTCCTCGGGCTCCAAGCGGTGGCCCAGCTTGGTGTTCATCACCAGCTTGATGTAGGGCACCAGCTTCATCACCTCTTGCAGGCGAGCCCGCACCTCCTCGGGCTCCAGGTCTTCGCCTGGGCCTTGGCCCAGCGGCCCCAG contains:
- a CDS encoding formate dehydrogenase accessory sulfurtransferase FdhD codes for the protein MSAGDNSQNRPRLSRAGLSPVHQVEVVDNLGRRREVFIPGESPLTIKVDDREVVTLMTLGTHPEELALGYLHNQRLIEDIADIESVEVDWERETVRVATRHGQGIADLDEKLSRVTVTSGCGQGTLFSCTVDKLYEHKLPQVTVRQSTIYRLIEAAAPLNPVYRQGGSVHGCYLCRDGEVLMSVEDVGRHNAADAIAGRMWLDGMSGEDKILYTTGRLTSEIVMKTAFMGIPVLISKSGVTQMSLELARDMGMLVIGRAKATRFLVYNGADQVVFDAIPDPQATQA
- a CDS encoding hydrogenase iron-sulfur subunit, with amino-acid sequence MGSGGKFKPKILGFLCHWUAYGAADLAGVSRLQYATEIRVIRVMCSGRVDLEFVLQALFNGMDGVFIGGCRLGECNYITHGNYHALNMALLCKKILAHIGLNPDRLRIEFMSAGEGNLYTEVVDKFTRQVRELGPLGQGPGEDLEPEEVRARLQEVMKLVPYIKLVMNTKLGHRLEPEERENFYTSEEIDKLFSQVVSYFIDPEKCQACQICLRRCPVEAIIGAKNQIHVIDQDKCIKCGTCFEACPPRFGAVTKISGEPAPPPIPLEGRSLERKAPEAKA